Proteins from a genomic interval of Vicia villosa cultivar HV-30 ecotype Madison, WI unplaced genomic scaffold, Vvil1.0 ctg.000577F_1_1, whole genome shotgun sequence:
- the LOC131629519 gene encoding uncharacterized protein LOC131629519 — translation MSKSTEDAIMIIDRMALNDLQTQHDRSPSQRKPGVLELNTNDAILAQNKILSQQVELLTKQMSKLPQQMKEIHGMQMTSHVASCELCQGDHPTGFCPPPEGEEVNYVNNQNQGYQRQPPPHNNPYQRNNQGFQPSRFNNQHYQHQSPYQSPNPQVQGQQSQGGSSKLEDTLTQFMQASMANQRSNEAAIKNLETQVGQLAKQLSEQQPGSSFPASTQTNPREHCKAIVTRSGKEINGGIDGGVIVEDDEEIIVENQKGEVVVEDEGEKSEEKVEEELVEKERKEKEGREKNDKKVKRNKKRNENKKKYTDEETVVLDAHCSAIIQKTPPRKEADPGRVILPITIGGNYISNGLVDLGSSINLIPLSVVKRLGNIEMKHTRITLQLADKSIISPYGVVQDMLVKVDKFLFPVDFVVVDMEEDCDVPLILGRPFMKTTRMMIDIDDGIMKVRVQDKEVIFTLFESTKPPKDEHDNFRIDDEKGEIIEVANQFHKDKEKANHEGKTHHKNFEVGQMVLVCNSRLKVFPSKLKSKWSGPFVVREVRNYGSIVVEDPKTQESWTVKEQGIKGYHDG, via the exons ATGTCAAAAAGCACGGAGGATGCAATAATGATAATCGATCGTATGGCACTCAATGATCTCCAAACTCAACATGATAGGAGTCCATCACAAAGGAAGCCGGGTGTTCTCGAATTAAACACCAATGATGccatccttgctcaaaacaagATTCTCTCTCAACAAGTTGAGTTACTCACTAAGCAAATGTCGAAGCTTCCACAACAAATGAAGGAAATTCATGGGATGCAAATGACTTCTCACGTGGCAAGTTGTGAACTTTGTCAAGGTGACCATCCTACCGGGTTTTGTCCTCCTCCCGAgggtgaagaagtgaattatgtcaacaatcaaaatcaaggttatcaGAGGCAACCTCCACCTCACAATAATCCGTACCAAAGAAACAACCAAGGATTTCAACCCTCAAGATTCAACAATCAACACTATCAACATCAAAGTCCTTATCAAAGCCCAAACCCTCAAGTCCAAGGTCAACAATCTCAAGGTGGGAGCTCAAAATTGGAAGACACTCTTacacaattcatgcaagcatccatGGCTAACCAAAGGAGCAATGAAGCGGCCATAAAGAACTTAGAAACTCAAGTGGGTCAACTTGCAAAGCAATTGTCCGAACAACAACCGGGATCTTCTTTTCCCGCCAGCACTCAAACAAATCCAAGGGAGCATTGCAAAGCCATTGTGACAAGAAGTGGTAAAGAGATAAATGGTGGAATAGATGGAGGTGTTATAGTGGAAGATGATGAGGAAATAATAGTTGAAAACCAAAAGGGTGAGGTGGTAGTTGAAGATGAGGGAGAAAAGAGTGAGGAGAAAGTGGAGGAAGAATTAGTTGAAAAAGAgcggaaagaaaaagaaggaagagagaaaaatgacaaaaaagtgaAGAGGAATAAAAAGAGAAATGAGAAT aaaaagaagtacaCGGATGAAGAGACAGTTGTGCTTGATGCTCATTGTAGTGCAATTATTCAAAAAACTCCCCCAAGAAAGGAAGCCGATCCGGGACGAGTCATTTTACCGATCACCATTGGAGGTAACTACATTAGTAATGGTTTGGTTGATTTGGGGTCTAGCATCAATTTAATACCTTTATCCGTTGTCAAGAGATTGGGGAACATTGAGATGAAACACACCAGGATAACTTTGCAACTAGCCGATAAGTCTATCATTTCACCATATGGAGTTGTACAAGACATGCTAgtaaaggttgacaaatttttgttCCCGGTTGATTTTGTGGTAGTCGACATGGAGGAGGATTGTGATGTTCCATTAatacttggaagaccattcatgaagaccacccgaatgatgattgatatcgATGATGGGATTATGAAAGTAAGGGTGCAAGATAAAGAGGTAATTTTTACTCTTTTTGAGTCTACGAAGCCTCCTAAGGATGAACATGACAACTTTCGAATCGATGATGAAAAAGGAGAAATCATTGAGGTGGCGAATCAATTTCACAAGGACAAGGAGAAGGCAAATCATGAGGGAAAGACTCATCACAAAAACTTTGAAGTTGGACAAATGGTGTTAGTGTGCAATTCAAGACTCAAGGTGTTTCCTAGTAAATTAAAGTCAAAGTGGTCGGGGCCATTTGTTGTGAGAGAGGTGAGAAATTATGGATCCATTGTGGTGGAGGACCCTAAAACACAAGAAAGCTGGACTGTAAAGGAACAAGGAATCAAAGGATACCACGATGGATAA
- the LOC131629524 gene encoding uncharacterized protein LOC131629524 isoform X1: MALTSWNRMNIGGGSSQKTMLFEVSCSSRKRDRGILPYKVVEITPPPKSLGVRSLPPQNLQCGESVTIEGQTYTISAVTLRYQLRKGKYEQSEKRLDVLSTGRYLVNLYFENLLEQS, from the exons ATGGCGTTGACATCGTGGAACAGGATGAACATAGGTGGTGGTTCATCCCAGAAGACGATGCTGTTTGAGGTATCGTGCAGTAGTAGAAAGCGAGACAGAGGTATCCTCCCATACAAAGTCGTTGAGATTACTCCTCCACCCAAATCTCTTGGCGTTCGTTCTCTTCCACCC caGAACTTGCAGTGTGGGGAGAGTGTCACAATTGAAGGACAGACTTATACAATTTCAGCTGTGACACTTCGATATCAGCTTCGTAAAGGAAAATACGAACAAAGCGAGAAGAGACTCGATGTTTTGTCAACAGGAAGATACTTAGTAAATttgtattttgaaaatttattagaACAATCTTGA
- the LOC131629524 gene encoding uncharacterized protein LOC131629524 isoform X2, which translates to MALTSWNRMNIGGGSSQKTMLFEVSCSSRKRDRGILPYKVVEITPPPKSLGVRSLPPNLQCGESVTIEGQTYTISAVTLRYQLRKGKYEQSEKRLDVLSTGRYLVNLYFENLLEQS; encoded by the exons ATGGCGTTGACATCGTGGAACAGGATGAACATAGGTGGTGGTTCATCCCAGAAGACGATGCTGTTTGAGGTATCGTGCAGTAGTAGAAAGCGAGACAGAGGTATCCTCCCATACAAAGTCGTTGAGATTACTCCTCCACCCAAATCTCTTGGCGTTCGTTCTCTTCCACCC AACTTGCAGTGTGGGGAGAGTGTCACAATTGAAGGACAGACTTATACAATTTCAGCTGTGACACTTCGATATCAGCTTCGTAAAGGAAAATACGAACAAAGCGAGAAGAGACTCGATGTTTTGTCAACAGGAAGATACTTAGTAAATttgtattttgaaaatttattagaACAATCTTGA
- the LOC131629532 gene encoding RNA-directed DNA methylation 4-like isoform X1 → MRSLERNNMTESSLSSLPRKLVVVRLNPLEINERSLKRTLSDFRNLSISDSSPNRLETIERPFKRLLLDPKTTVTESSSVTGPPCKRVFVRVKRKPYQSPLDALWLEINKRPLKHPLLDFGNLSILNSSQNMELHKKLVLVQHVKTISSPEDTLDIVHSFLEPRSRSASESKTKVGKRNNFKKVNSSAIDDRFKQIRKTADENALLKICQFYDIVRVDSEEKVKEVQKEDISSEDQRLLANFIPLLIDVIPKAAAEIEADISVHSKQGDYVYDLYTLTDERMEEKDSSNSYPLVQVDDEHFYDGPDDSDYETDYSDDVDTSGIDYPAKFSEEEGSECESEERKHDSSYNELSDENI, encoded by the exons ATGCGGAGTCTCGAGCGCAACAATATGACCGAAAGCTCTTTGTCTTCGCTTCCACGCAAACTTGTCGTCGTCAGGCTCAATC CCTTGGAAATCAATGAGAGGTCATTGAAGCGCACTCTATCGGATTTTAGAAATCTATCAATCTCCGATTCTTCTCCAAACA GGTTGGAAACCATTGAGAGGCCATTCAAGCGTCTTCTATTGGACCCGAAAACAACCGTGACAGAGAGCTCTTCGGTTACTGGTCCTCCATGCAAGCGTGTGTTCGTTAGGGTCAAACGAAAACCCTATCAATCTCCACTTGATGCTTTAT GGTTGGAAATCAACAAGAGGCCATTGAAGCATCCTCTCTTGGATTTTGGAAATCTATCAATCCTCAATTCTTCTCAAAACA TGGAACTTCATAAGAAGCTGGTTTTGGTGCAACATGTCAAGACAATAAGCAGCCCTGAGGACACTTTAGATATTGTGCACTCATTTCTG GAACCTCGTTCCAGAAGTGCTTCTGAATCTAAGACGAAAGTTGGGAaaagaaacaacttcaaaaaagtTAAT TCTTCAGCTATAGATGATCGCTTTAAGCAAATAAGGAAGACAGCAGATGAAAATGCATTACTGAAAATATGCCAGTTTTATGACATTGTTCGTGTTGACTCTGAAGAAAAAGTTAAAGAGGTGCAAAAGGA AGATATCTCCTCGGAGGATCAAAGACTTTTGGCTAATTTCATCCCTCTACTGATAGATGTTATTCCTAAGGCTGCTGCAGAGATTGAAGCTGACATAAGTGTTCATTCCAAACAAG GAGACTATGTTTATGATCTTTACACTCTGACGGATGAGaggatggaagaaaaagattctTCAAATTCATATCCACT AGTTCAAGTTGATGATGAGCATTTTTATGATGGACCTGACGATTCGGATTATGAAACTGACTACTCAGATG ACGTTGACACTTCAGGGATTGATTATCCGGCCAAGTTTTCGGAAGAAGAAGGTTCTGAGTGTGAATCTGAAGAAAGAAAGCATGACAGCTCTTATAATGAATTGTCAGATGAAAATATATAG
- the LOC131629532 gene encoding RNA-directed DNA methylation 4-like isoform X2, translating into MRSLERNNMTESSLSSLPRKLVVVRLNPLEINERSLKRTLSDFRNLSISDSSPNRLETIERPFKRLLLDPKTTVTESSSVTGPPCKRVFVRVKRKPYQSPLDALWLEINKRPLKHPLLDFGNLSILNSSQNMELHKKLVLVQHVKTISSPEDTLDIVHSFLEPRSRSASESKTKVGKRNNFKKVNSSAIDDRFKQIRKTADENALLKICQFYDIVRVDSEEKVKEVQKEDISSEDQRLLANFIPLLIDVIPKAAAEIEADISVHSKQGDYVYDLYTLTDERMEEKDSSNSYPLVQVDDEHFYDGPDDSDYETDYSDGIDYPAKFSEEEGSECESEERKHDSSYNELSDENI; encoded by the exons ATGCGGAGTCTCGAGCGCAACAATATGACCGAAAGCTCTTTGTCTTCGCTTCCACGCAAACTTGTCGTCGTCAGGCTCAATC CCTTGGAAATCAATGAGAGGTCATTGAAGCGCACTCTATCGGATTTTAGAAATCTATCAATCTCCGATTCTTCTCCAAACA GGTTGGAAACCATTGAGAGGCCATTCAAGCGTCTTCTATTGGACCCGAAAACAACCGTGACAGAGAGCTCTTCGGTTACTGGTCCTCCATGCAAGCGTGTGTTCGTTAGGGTCAAACGAAAACCCTATCAATCTCCACTTGATGCTTTAT GGTTGGAAATCAACAAGAGGCCATTGAAGCATCCTCTCTTGGATTTTGGAAATCTATCAATCCTCAATTCTTCTCAAAACA TGGAACTTCATAAGAAGCTGGTTTTGGTGCAACATGTCAAGACAATAAGCAGCCCTGAGGACACTTTAGATATTGTGCACTCATTTCTG GAACCTCGTTCCAGAAGTGCTTCTGAATCTAAGACGAAAGTTGGGAaaagaaacaacttcaaaaaagtTAAT TCTTCAGCTATAGATGATCGCTTTAAGCAAATAAGGAAGACAGCAGATGAAAATGCATTACTGAAAATATGCCAGTTTTATGACATTGTTCGTGTTGACTCTGAAGAAAAAGTTAAAGAGGTGCAAAAGGA AGATATCTCCTCGGAGGATCAAAGACTTTTGGCTAATTTCATCCCTCTACTGATAGATGTTATTCCTAAGGCTGCTGCAGAGATTGAAGCTGACATAAGTGTTCATTCCAAACAAG GAGACTATGTTTATGATCTTTACACTCTGACGGATGAGaggatggaagaaaaagattctTCAAATTCATATCCACT AGTTCAAGTTGATGATGAGCATTTTTATGATGGACCTGACGATTCGGATTATGAAACTGACTACTCAGATG GGATTGATTATCCGGCCAAGTTTTCGGAAGAAGAAGGTTCTGAGTGTGAATCTGAAGAAAGAAAGCATGACAGCTCTTATAATGAATTGTCAGATGAAAATATATAG